ATTGTGCTCGGCTAACGGGCGCTGATTTGGGTGGCCCTCCCTCGACCGAGGCGTGCGGCCCCTGCCCCATCAGACCCCGTTGCAACGAACCCGCACCGGCTGCGGGCGCGTGATCGTGCGCGCCTTCGCGCGTGCGGTGGGCGGATGGCGTGACGCGTCCGCCGACCTGCCGGCCGGTGCCTTCAGACTTAGTTTGACGGCACATCTCACAATGAACCTCTCCCGCGACGAGCAGCGCGTGCTGCACGCCCTGGCGCAGGGCGGCTATATCCGCCATTTCAGGGCCATCTCGCCTTCCGGCCGACGCCAGAAGATCACCCATATCGAATGCATGACCCGCGACGGCTGGCTGTTGAGCCACTGCACCCTGCCGATTTTCGACAAGCTGCGCCGGAAACGGCTCATTTTCTCGGAAAACGGCTCGCCCTACCGCATCTCCCGCAAGGGCCTGACCCATGTGCGGGCGCGGCTGGACAACAGGTGATGATCGATTTCAAGCCCACCGGGGCGGCCACCGCTGCCCCGGTAGCGCGCATGACGGATGCAAAGTGCGCCTAAGCCCTTGCGCTTGGGCGCGTTTTCTCGTATCTCCCCGCTTCGCTCAAGGTCCGGAGCCGGGAGCTG
The sequence above is drawn from the Pyruvatibacter mobilis genome and encodes:
- a CDS encoding YjhX family toxin, whose translation is MNLSRDEQRVLHALAQGGYIRHFRAISPSGRRQKITHIECMTRDGWLLSHCTLPIFDKLRRKRLIFSENGSPYRISRKGLTHVRARLDNR